The proteins below are encoded in one region of Paraburkholderia aromaticivorans:
- a CDS encoding S41 family peptidase: MNKAMLLAVLVTPLVSASGPTRGPSDCPLDCAAQSDPALQLYAQALSLISTKAVFARGDPLQIVGETLGDYLATQDPYSGFLTRDEYVAYLGVRNGHYSGVGADLERRRDGTTLFYPYPQGPAARAGIRSGEQLLAIDGQRVRGKPLALLAALATGQAGTQVRLQIADARGAVREVSVTRETLDASPVSDYTVGDMHVLKITDFTSSTLSDVKATLSRWDRNMPVIIDLRDCGGGDFYTAIDTAMLFLTSGMPIVSVIQRGLTQTYTSTTAGLALAQPVFLWQSEHTASAAELFIGALTDNGRAISIGRTSAGKGSRQDILPLSDGSALILTTGYLVTPQGVRFDGQGLAPQRPVMDGAATTIYLQATVATE; encoded by the coding sequence ATGAATAAGGCCATGCTGCTCGCCGTGCTGGTCACGCCGCTCGTCAGCGCGTCGGGGCCGACGCGCGGGCCGTCCGACTGCCCGCTCGATTGCGCGGCGCAATCCGATCCCGCGTTGCAGCTCTATGCGCAGGCGCTTTCGCTGATCAGCACGAAGGCGGTCTTCGCGCGCGGTGACCCGTTGCAGATTGTCGGCGAGACGCTCGGCGACTATCTGGCCACGCAAGATCCCTATTCCGGCTTCCTGACACGCGACGAATACGTCGCGTACCTCGGCGTGCGCAACGGCCACTATTCAGGCGTCGGCGCGGACCTCGAACGGCGGCGCGACGGCACCACCCTGTTCTATCCGTATCCGCAAGGGCCGGCCGCGCGTGCCGGCATCCGGTCCGGCGAGCAGTTGCTCGCCATCGATGGGCAGCGCGTCAGGGGCAAACCGCTCGCCTTACTCGCCGCGCTGGCGACCGGCCAGGCCGGCACGCAGGTCAGACTGCAAATCGCCGATGCGCGCGGCGCAGTGCGCGAAGTCAGCGTGACGCGCGAGACGCTCGACGCCTCGCCAGTCTCTGACTACACCGTCGGCGACATGCACGTGCTGAAGATCACCGACTTCACCAGCTCGACGCTGAGCGACGTGAAAGCGACGCTGTCACGCTGGGACCGCAACATGCCGGTCATCATCGATTTGCGCGATTGCGGCGGCGGCGATTTCTATACGGCGATCGATACCGCGATGCTGTTTCTGACCAGCGGCATGCCGATCGTCTCCGTGATCCAGCGCGGGCTCACGCAGACCTACACGAGCACGACAGCGGGACTCGCGCTTGCGCAGCCGGTTTTCCTGTGGCAGAGCGAACACACGGCGAGCGCCGCGGAACTGTTCATCGGCGCGCTAACCGACAACGGACGCGCCATCTCAATCGGCCGCACCAGCGCGGGCAAAGGCAGCCGGCAGGACATTCTGCCGCTCAGCGATGGTTCGGCACTAATCCTGACCACTGGCTACCTCGTCACGCCTCAAGGTGTGCGTTTCGACGGTCAGGGACTCGCGCCGCAACGCCCCGTCATGGACGGCGCAGCCACCACCATTTATCTACAGGCTACCGTCGCCACGGAGTAA
- a CDS encoding serine/threonine-protein kinase, which yields MQDDYLIGRTVHGNLLIKARIGEGGMGQVYLASNVEVQERRYAVKILKRELTHDARFRQYFYDEARHQAQLDHPNIVQMIDYFHIDDDYYLVLEYVDGQSLSEMIESKGKNGLPEKQALSTVKGVLAGLDCAHRLAILHRDVKSSNVLVDRSGRARLTDFGIAMQAGGPGASQGANVMGTPAYMSPEQLRNSADIDHRSDVYSAGVVLFEALTGRLPFTGETFEAVQAQQMAHAAPDPRRFNPKIRRGVAEVVRRALRIDPAERFQGCGAFLKALEKLDSDKWKYVLVSACVMAALSVYLVKALVIDRQAIHNVLTSATRAHNLLCREQTLREFRERQRDIATADGFSDLTTSFTKLISDSDRNMVTFSSDYSQALHRLTDFNQLAVRQVLDAPESDPHTRETKPRLRADYQQYRETGQPPSTQAMRGNCPQIGYDASE from the coding sequence ATGCAAGACGATTATCTGATCGGCCGGACCGTGCACGGCAACCTGTTGATCAAGGCGCGCATCGGCGAAGGCGGGATGGGACAGGTCTATCTTGCGTCCAACGTCGAGGTGCAGGAGAGGCGCTACGCGGTGAAGATCCTCAAGCGCGAGCTCACGCACGACGCCAGGTTTCGCCAGTACTTTTACGACGAAGCGCGGCATCAGGCGCAGCTCGATCACCCGAACATCGTCCAGATGATCGATTATTTTCATATCGACGACGACTATTACCTGGTACTCGAATACGTCGACGGCCAGTCGCTCAGCGAAATGATCGAAAGCAAGGGTAAGAACGGTCTGCCCGAAAAGCAGGCGCTGTCGACCGTCAAGGGTGTGCTTGCCGGGCTCGACTGTGCGCATCGGCTGGCTATCCTTCACCGCGACGTCAAGTCGTCGAACGTGCTGGTCGACCGTTCCGGCCGCGCGCGCCTGACCGACTTCGGGATCGCAATGCAAGCCGGCGGTCCGGGCGCGTCGCAGGGAGCGAACGTGATGGGCACGCCCGCTTACATGAGCCCTGAACAACTGCGCAACAGCGCGGACATCGATCATCGTTCGGACGTGTATTCCGCGGGCGTCGTGCTATTCGAAGCGTTGACCGGCAGGCTGCCGTTCACGGGCGAGACCTTCGAGGCCGTCCAGGCTCAGCAGATGGCGCATGCTGCGCCGGATCCGCGCCGGTTCAATCCGAAGATCCGCCGTGGCGTGGCCGAAGTCGTACGGCGCGCGTTGCGCATCGATCCGGCCGAACGCTTTCAAGGCTGCGGCGCATTCCTGAAAGCGCTCGAGAAGCTCGACAGCGACAAGTGGAAATATGTGCTGGTGTCCGCGTGCGTGATGGCGGCGTTGAGCGTCTACCTCGTCAAGGCACTCGTGATCGACAGGCAGGCGATTCACAACGTGCTGACCAGCGCGACGCGCGCGCACAACCTGCTGTGCCGCGAGCAGACGTTACGCGAATTTCGCGAACGGCAGAGGGACATTGCGACTGCGGACGGCTTCTCGGATCTGACCACCAGTTTTACCAAACTGATCTCCGACAGCGATCGCAACATGGTTACGTTCTCGTCCGACTACAGCCAGGCACTGCATCGCCTGACAGATTTCAATCAGCTGGCAGTTCGGCAGGTGCTTGACGCGCCCGAGTCCGATCCCCACACACGCGAGACGAAGCCGCGGCTGCGTGCCGATTATCAGCAGTATCGCGAGACCGGGCAGCCCCCGTCGACCCAGGCGATGCGCGGTAATTGTCCGCAGATCGGTTACGACGCTTCCGAGTAA
- a CDS encoding DUF4280 domain-containing protein → MAQQVTMGALLQCSFGVAPASLTVLPVNRVMAEGPPAATIQDHVPLVNIGSFGMCMSIANPAVAAATSAALGVLTPMPCIPATVSPWVLGAPTVLIDGIPALDNLSQCMCMWAGVVTISDPATVRTNVP, encoded by the coding sequence ATGGCACAACAGGTCACGATGGGCGCACTCCTGCAGTGCAGTTTTGGCGTCGCGCCCGCAAGTCTCACGGTGTTGCCGGTCAATCGCGTGATGGCCGAAGGTCCGCCGGCAGCAACCATTCAGGATCATGTGCCGCTCGTCAATATTGGCTCGTTCGGCATGTGCATGTCGATTGCCAATCCGGCCGTGGCGGCCGCGACAAGTGCGGCGCTCGGCGTACTGACGCCGATGCCGTGCATTCCCGCGACCGTGAGTCCATGGGTGCTAGGCGCGCCGACCGTGCTGATCGACGGCATTCCGGCGCTGGACAATCTGTCTCAATGCATGTGCATGTGGGCAGGCGTGGTGACGATCTCCGATCCCGCGACGGTGCGCACCAATGTGCCCTAG
- a CDS encoding PASTA domain-containing protein, with protein MEVQQADRPFHPALLTLPRKAAVSFERLLSTRWLDEYRSRGTFRRFLWCLVLACVTIETGCQLDLAFAGGVACNFQMGQCQQSTSSAQQQMQQQREMQQQREMQQQREMQQQRQMQQQREMQQQREMQQQREMQQQREAQQQREAQQQREAQQQRQMQQQREAQQQRGMQQRQEAQQQAQQRQQAQQAQQQQMMRRTQQKPGTAGNLSQPMSAAQNQNVATPALGSHQQQVGNASTYSRAGVPSTTVKLPYSKTSNVSGVPATNLRPYMPPLQVVYIVVPGVVGRTLEEARREIRNSGLQIGGVSANQVTGTIHTQLPLPGTHVSPSTVVNVSITGTAAASVKVPDLTNSSVADAGRRLGASNLVLAFAENDGSAHAGQILNQVPAPGTEVPLGTPVTVYMLKIPGPGQSGHDDRRDVLKGDGRGAGMSITAQSRITDSGAGGSKGAIGSSAANQPRDVVSPTAPGPRPATGTVQPPPAVASTGPNQPDSGGHPSVGVGATATLSDRPSQAGTTGAAAGAMTSPADAATVEAAPDETDTPDVATSPAADVAAAQPEPDQTGAGSIAIEGQPAPGEAQAIGEPPVATAEAPLGGAPPVATAEAPLAGAPPVAAPEAPAAAAASPGPGAAAALAGAAGAGVLASHANDAATAGQASSDTAHDAAADLAAQPAATSTGFKSVDAALAQMKSANAVFNVPDVVDVDDNCPCRIDFVLDATRQIPQIEAMITDMNPSASGFHHNRVQISDVMHAKLTADPADFLIDPAGWQRQAVSDKRPAVWTWLVTPKTWGKHALRLELEALVSINGKSEPVTIQTYAENIDVTVTPMSLVARFIAANWKWLWVTLLIPLAKYWWSHRKAKLGSPVPSSSRQAAGLHRRVKSSR; from the coding sequence ATGGAAGTGCAGCAAGCTGACCGCCCGTTTCATCCCGCTCTGTTGACGTTGCCACGAAAGGCTGCTGTGTCATTCGAACGCTTGCTCTCGACGCGCTGGCTGGATGAATACCGGTCACGTGGAACGTTCAGGCGTTTTCTCTGGTGCCTGGTTTTAGCCTGCGTCACGATTGAGACGGGCTGCCAGCTTGATTTGGCTTTTGCGGGCGGCGTCGCTTGTAATTTTCAGATGGGTCAATGCCAGCAATCCACGTCCTCTGCTCAGCAACAGATGCAGCAACAACGGGAGATGCAGCAACAACGGGAGATGCAGCAACAGCGGGAGATGCAGCAACAGCGGCAGATGCAGCAACAGCGGGAGATGCAGCAACAGCGGGAGATGCAGCAACAGCGGGAGATGCAGCAACAGCGGGAGGCGCAGCAACAGCGGGAGGCGCAGCAACAGCGGGAGGCGCAGCAACAGCGGCAGATGCAGCAACAGCGGGAGGCGCAGCAACAGCGGGGGATGCAGCAACGGCAGGAGGCGCAGCAGCAGGCGCAGCAACGGCAGCAGGCGCAGCAGGCGCAGCAACAGCAGATGATGCGGCGGACTCAGCAGAAGCCCGGCACCGCTGGCAACCTTTCACAGCCGATGTCCGCGGCTCAGAATCAAAACGTGGCGACTCCCGCCCTGGGTTCCCATCAGCAACAGGTTGGCAACGCGTCCACCTATTCCCGTGCGGGAGTGCCATCGACGACAGTCAAGCTCCCATATTCGAAGACCAGCAACGTTTCAGGCGTGCCGGCCACTAATTTGCGGCCCTACATGCCACCCCTTCAGGTCGTGTACATCGTCGTTCCAGGAGTGGTCGGGCGCACTCTGGAGGAAGCACGCCGGGAGATACGCAATAGTGGGCTCCAGATAGGCGGCGTCAGTGCTAATCAGGTCACCGGCACCATTCACACGCAACTGCCGCTACCAGGAACGCACGTGTCTCCCAGTACAGTTGTCAATGTATCCATCACCGGCACAGCGGCGGCCAGTGTCAAGGTTCCCGACCTCACGAATTCGAGCGTCGCAGATGCGGGGCGCCGGCTAGGCGCGAGCAACCTGGTCCTGGCTTTCGCTGAAAATGACGGATCGGCTCATGCCGGTCAAATCCTGAACCAGGTGCCGGCGCCGGGCACCGAGGTGCCCTTGGGCACGCCCGTCACGGTGTATATGCTGAAAATACCGGGGCCCGGGCAATCCGGACATGACGACAGGCGTGATGTTTTGAAAGGCGACGGGAGGGGCGCAGGGATGTCCATAACCGCGCAATCGCGCATCACCGATTCGGGGGCAGGCGGTTCAAAAGGGGCAATCGGCTCTTCTGCCGCAAATCAGCCTAGGGATGTCGTGTCGCCCACCGCACCGGGGCCCCGGCCGGCGACCGGAACGGTTCAGCCGCCGCCGGCGGTTGCGAGCACGGGACCAAATCAACCAGACTCGGGAGGTCACCCGTCCGTGGGAGTCGGTGCCACGGCGACGTTGTCGGATCGACCATCGCAAGCGGGCACCACCGGAGCGGCAGCGGGTGCAATGACGTCGCCCGCAGATGCGGCGACCGTCGAGGCCGCCCCGGATGAAACAGACACGCCTGATGTGGCGACATCCCCTGCGGCCGACGTCGCGGCGGCGCAGCCCGAACCCGATCAGACGGGTGCGGGAAGCATCGCAATTGAAGGGCAGCCCGCCCCTGGCGAAGCACAAGCCATCGGCGAACCTCCTGTTGCCACGGCTGAGGCGCCCCTCGGAGGCGCACCTCCTGTTGCTACGGCTGAGGCGCCCCTCGCAGGCGCACCTCCTGTTGCAGCACCTGAGGCACCGGCCGCCGCAGCGGCCAGTCCGGGGCCAGGGGCGGCGGCTGCCCTGGCGGGGGCGGCCGGTGCGGGCGTGCTCGCGAGCCATGCGAACGACGCGGCAACTGCGGGACAGGCTTCATCTGATACGGCGCATGACGCGGCGGCGGATCTGGCCGCCCAACCGGCCGCGACATCCACGGGGTTCAAATCCGTCGACGCTGCGCTCGCGCAAATGAAGTCAGCCAATGCAGTCTTTAACGTGCCAGATGTCGTGGACGTCGACGACAATTGCCCATGCCGGATCGACTTTGTCCTCGACGCGACGCGGCAGATTCCACAGATCGAGGCCATGATCACCGATATGAATCCGTCGGCTAGCGGTTTCCACCACAACCGGGTTCAGATATCCGATGTCATGCACGCGAAGCTGACGGCCGACCCCGCCGACTTCCTCATCGACCCGGCGGGGTGGCAGCGGCAGGCGGTCAGTGATAAGCGACCGGCCGTGTGGACCTGGCTGGTTACGCCGAAGACCTGGGGCAAGCACGCACTTCGTCTGGAACTTGAAGCGCTGGTCTCGATTAATGGTAAATCTGAACCGGTGACGATCCAGACGTACGCCGAGAACATCGATGTCACCGTGACGCCGATGAGCCTCGTCGCCCGGTTCATTGCAGCAAACTGGAAATGGTTGTGGGTGACGCTCCTGATTCCGCTGGCGAAGTATTGGTGGAGTCATCGGAAGGCGAAGCTTGGTTCTCCGGTGCCGTCCAGTTCGCGGCAAGCTGCCGGTCTGCATAGGCGGGTTAAAAGCTCGAGGTAA
- a CDS encoding FHA domain-containing protein — protein sequence MRFDLRGVFGFLLACVAGWAVIRHWGRRPNPVTVVPQPKVVKPLPPLAHGVNRVSVVFPNPAPGRPAAILFKDGGGHRDTRFPIEKSKVQIGTEDENDLVIRGDAYVSRKHANIRFQEGCLYLKDLGSSNGTFRNGTRVGQSVVMLAPGDLIRFGRTTYELRRIGHSGGAARPR from the coding sequence GTGCGGTTCGACCTGCGCGGAGTCTTTGGGTTTCTGCTCGCGTGCGTCGCTGGATGGGCCGTGATCCGCCACTGGGGGCGTCGTCCGAATCCGGTTACTGTGGTCCCGCAGCCAAAAGTGGTTAAGCCGCTGCCGCCGCTCGCGCATGGCGTTAACCGGGTGAGCGTGGTTTTTCCGAATCCCGCTCCGGGCCGGCCCGCGGCGATCCTGTTCAAGGATGGGGGCGGACACCGTGACACGCGCTTTCCGATTGAGAAATCGAAGGTGCAGATTGGCACCGAAGATGAAAATGACCTCGTCATCCGTGGCGACGCGTATGTATCCCGTAAGCATGCGAACATTCGGTTTCAGGAGGGCTGCCTCTATCTGAAGGATCTCGGATCGAGCAACGGTACCTTTCGCAATGGCACGCGGGTCGGCCAAAGCGTGGTGATGCTCGCGCCTGGGGACCTGATTCGCTTTGGACGCACGACCTACGAACTTCGCAGGATTGGCCATTCCGGTGGCGCCGCGCGTCCGCGCTAA
- a CDS encoding branched-chain amino acid ABC transporter substrate-binding protein, which translates to MSKSTALGRGMATVGILGTLAAAAVGVARADEMVKIGEAAPVTGPASYLGKDTENGARLAIEEINQKGLVIGGQKVTLVFDAQDDAGDPRQATQVAQKLVDDKVVAVVGHMQSGSTIPASKIYSDAGVVQVSPSATNPAYTLQGFKTAYRVVATDAQQGPTLADYAAKTLNVKTVAIVDDSTAYGQGLAVEFEKRAKANGITVLSHDASTDKAVDFRAILTKIKGEKPDAIMYGGLDGTGGPFAKQAKQLGITIKVLAGDGLCADDLAKLAGDAADNVICSIAGAPLLKMAEGPAFVERYKKRFGYAPVLNSPFAYDAVGVIVAAMKRAQSTDSAKILAAMPATDYHGVLGETQFDSRGDLRHGVISLYKYVGGKQALLGVVEK; encoded by the coding sequence ATGAGCAAAAGCACAGCCTTGGGTCGCGGCATGGCGACTGTCGGCATTCTGGGTACATTGGCGGCGGCTGCCGTGGGCGTCGCCCGTGCCGACGAGATGGTGAAAATCGGCGAAGCCGCGCCCGTGACCGGGCCGGCTTCGTATCTGGGCAAGGATACGGAAAACGGTGCGCGCCTTGCGATCGAGGAAATCAACCAGAAGGGGCTCGTGATCGGCGGACAGAAGGTGACGCTGGTGTTCGACGCGCAGGACGACGCGGGCGATCCGCGTCAGGCGACCCAGGTCGCGCAGAAACTGGTGGACGACAAGGTGGTCGCGGTAGTCGGTCATATGCAGTCCGGTTCGACCATCCCCGCGTCGAAGATCTACAGCGATGCCGGTGTCGTGCAGGTGTCGCCGTCCGCGACCAACCCGGCGTATACGTTGCAAGGATTCAAAACCGCGTACCGCGTGGTCGCCACCGACGCGCAGCAGGGGCCAACGCTTGCCGACTACGCGGCGAAAACGCTGAACGTGAAGACGGTTGCGATCGTCGACGACTCGACCGCCTACGGCCAGGGCCTCGCGGTCGAGTTCGAGAAGCGGGCGAAGGCGAATGGCATCACCGTGTTGTCGCACGACGCCAGCACCGACAAGGCCGTCGATTTCCGCGCGATTCTCACGAAGATCAAGGGCGAAAAGCCGGACGCGATCATGTACGGTGGCCTCGACGGCACCGGCGGCCCGTTTGCGAAGCAGGCGAAGCAGCTCGGCATCACGATAAAAGTGCTTGCCGGCGACGGTTTGTGTGCCGACGACCTCGCGAAGCTCGCGGGGGACGCCGCCGATAACGTGATCTGCTCGATTGCCGGCGCGCCGCTGCTCAAAATGGCCGAAGGTCCGGCGTTTGTCGAACGCTATAAGAAGCGCTTCGGCTACGCGCCGGTCTTGAATTCTCCGTTTGCGTACGACGCAGTCGGCGTGATCGTTGCCGCGATGAAGCGCGCGCAGTCAACTGACTCCGCGAAGATTCTCGCCGCGATGCCGGCGACCGATTATCACGGCGTGCTCGGTGAAACGCAGTTCGATTCGAGAGGCGATCTGCGGCACGGTGTGATCTCGCTGTACAAATACGTCGGTGGCAAACAGGCGTTACTGGGCGTTGTGGAGAAGTAA
- a CDS encoding GlxA family transcriptional regulator, protein MPTTRSSHPVSPAPTAHELVEQLDALPRALQARPSRSDAELSVGILLWPRFPMLSLAGLCDALRHAADRGDQSRQLRCLWTIIGVQAEAVEASCGIPVQVQSAFPDVTQFDYVVVIGGLLPHLDQVDRRYWDYLQQAAHAGIPLVGMCTGSFVLARAGLLEDRVACVHSFHLDDYRRMFPALRVITHADYLIDGNRITCAGGISVVELAARLISLHCGPDRASKVIHQMTVSRQGGSSFVERRAALGYLSVEDATVRHAVLLMEENLEAPLNIAVIAKMIGTSVRNLERAFMTEMNASPNEFYRRMRLRYARWMLVNTARKITDVAYECGFADSAHFIRVFREAYGVTPGKLRASRGAVAA, encoded by the coding sequence ATGCCGACTACCCGCTCTTCCCATCCTGTGTCCCCTGCGCCGACGGCTCATGAACTGGTTGAGCAACTGGACGCGCTGCCGCGGGCGTTGCAGGCCCGCCCGAGCCGCTCCGACGCCGAGTTGAGCGTCGGCATTCTGTTGTGGCCGCGTTTTCCGATGCTGTCGCTCGCCGGCTTGTGCGACGCACTGCGCCACGCGGCGGATCGTGGCGACCAGAGCCGCCAGTTGCGCTGTCTGTGGACCATCATCGGCGTTCAGGCCGAAGCGGTCGAAGCGAGTTGCGGCATTCCCGTGCAGGTGCAATCGGCGTTTCCGGATGTCACGCAATTCGACTACGTGGTCGTGATCGGCGGATTGTTGCCGCATCTGGATCAGGTCGACCGCCGCTACTGGGACTATCTGCAGCAGGCCGCTCACGCGGGCATACCGCTGGTCGGCATGTGCACCGGCAGTTTCGTGCTGGCGCGGGCCGGTCTACTGGAAGATCGCGTCGCCTGCGTGCACAGCTTCCATCTTGACGACTACAGGCGCATGTTTCCGGCACTGCGCGTGATCACGCACGCCGACTATCTGATCGACGGCAACCGCATCACCTGTGCGGGCGGGATTTCGGTGGTCGAACTCGCCGCGCGTCTGATCAGCCTGCACTGCGGACCAGACCGCGCGTCGAAAGTGATTCATCAGATGACCGTCAGCCGTCAGGGCGGCTCATCGTTCGTCGAGCGCCGTGCCGCGCTGGGTTATCTGTCGGTCGAGGACGCGACCGTGCGTCACGCGGTATTGCTCATGGAAGAGAATCTGGAAGCGCCGCTGAACATCGCGGTCATCGCGAAGATGATCGGCACGAGCGTGCGTAACCTCGAACGCGCGTTCATGACCGAGATGAACGCGTCGCCGAATGAATTCTATCGGCGGATGCGGCTGCGCTACGCGCGCTGGATGCTCGTCAACACGGCGCGCAAGATCACCGACGTCGCCTACGAATGCGGCTTCGCGGACTCGGCGCACTTTATCCGGGTCTTTCGCGAAGCGTATGGCGTGACACCCGGCAAGCTGCGCGCCTCGCGCGGCGCTGTCGCCGCCTGA